Proteins co-encoded in one Setaria viridis chromosome 9, Setaria_viridis_v4.0, whole genome shotgun sequence genomic window:
- the LOC117838191 gene encoding uncharacterized protein — MLVRSASTPVLGALLPPGCQSPAVSSPAVHFPESPAAAYHPPAISCHLAGHGSGSDHERSLGAGSGMRRTSSEGNLSSLASRADDHHHLLPPPGKCAPRPRPVPLETIQSFTDRRASTDDEDEEEEDDDDFEAAERELSFGQFSGFVGGGSTYSHEHPLFLARGLGIDRLGSGLLSADDGVGGFGGSGGGGSNLVTSGNGGDRSGIEMHYKKMIEEDPCNGLFLRNYAQFLYQVKGDYRRAEEYYSRAILADPDDGELLSEYAKLVWDVHRDEERASSYFERAAKASPENSHVLAAHAAFLWDTEDADVPEESGIGALGYVGFAPAHSSLASATT; from the exons ATGCTCGTGAGGAGCGCCTCCACGCCGGTCCTCGGCGCGCTACTCCCGCCGGGCTGCCAGTCGCCGGCGGTCTCCTCCCCGGCCGTCCACTTCCCCgagtcgccggcggccgcctaccacccgccggccatctcctgcCACCTGGCCGGCCACGGATCCGGATCCGACCACGAGCGCTCGCTCGGCGCCGGCTCCGGCATGCGCCGCACCAGCTCAGAGGGTAACCTGTCCTCCCTGGCCAGCCGCGCggacgaccaccaccacctcctcccgccgcccggTAAgtgcgcgccgcggccgcggccggtgcCGCTCGAGACCATCCAGTCCTTCACGGACCGGCGGGCGTCCACCGatgacgaggacgaggaggaggaggacgacgacgatttCGAGGCAGCGGAGCGCGAGCTGAGCTTCGGGCAGTTCAGCGgcttcgtcggcggcggcagcacgtACTCGCACGAGCACCCGCTGTTCCTCGCCAGGGGCCTCGGGATCGACCGCCTCGGCTCGGGCCTCCTCAgcgccgacgacggcgtcggcgggttcggtggcagcggcggcggtggcagcaacCTGGTCACTTCTGGCAACGGAGGGGACCGGTCCGGCATCGAGATGCATTACAAGAAGATGATCGAGGAGGACCCCTGCAACggcctcttcttgaggaactACGCGCAGTTCCTGTACCAG GTGAAAGGGGATTACCGGAGGGCAGAGGAGTACTACTCCCGCGCAATTCTCGCCGACCCAGACGACGGCGAGCTCCTGTCGGAGTACGCCAAGCTGGTCTGGGACGTGCACCGCGACGAGGAGCGCGCGTCCAGCTACTTCGAGAGGGCAGCCAAGGCTTCGCCGGAGAACAG CCATGTCCTCGCCGCGCACGCCGCGTTCCTGTGGGACACGGAGGACGCCGACGTGCCGGAGGAGAGCGGCATCGGCGCGCTTGGCTACGTGGGGTTTGCTCCTGCTCATTCGTCTCTGGCTTCGGCAACAACCTGA
- the LOC140220153 gene encoding pentatricopeptide repeat-containing protein At2g03880, mitochondrial-like, whose protein sequence is MPPPPPPHAAHMLAAAASLRAAASAMAEAGGDPAVLHAVLVKTASSSRAAYNFLLSRYPPSLSLPLLSRLPFRPTAASLTSYLSSESSSSPSSALPLLRRVLGVSPAFLADGPLSSLLRSMPPPLAPHLHALAFKLALSSSPYSASCLITLYFRFRSPTAARRLFDEIPVRDRDPVCYSSTIVGLAQNGQYEESLSVFAGMRSNAVDSTMYALSGALRAAAGLAALEQTCGIHAHAVVVGLDGNVAVGTALVDAYGKAGVMDDAVKVFEGLGDDRNLITWNAVLSAHAQQGDVPAVVELFNRMMELGFAPDGLSFLAILTACSNAGADAEAEFWLEAMQSKYNVKPGIEHYTCVVGAMARVGRLEDAESVACKMPCKPDAAVWRTLLMGCVVHRKVDMAESMGRRLLDINPKDDSTYVMLANVYSAAGKKDEEAASWTAMRDCGVRKEGGRSWIEGRGQVHVFVANERRHEQLLEIYDKLNELIQEVEKLGYKEAGEGSWHHSERLALAYGLISGAVPSGKVLRIVKNLRICAHCHEFFKYASMVIDRVIVVRDVNRYHTIKKGACSCRDHW, encoded by the coding sequence atgccgccgccgccgccgccgcacgcggcacacatgctcgccgccgccgcgtccctcAGAGCCGCGGCCTCCGCGATGGCCGAAGCGGGCGGCGACCCGGCCGTCCTCCACGCGGTCCTCGTCAAGACCGCCtcgtcctcccgcgccgcctacAACTTCCTCCTCTCCCGCTACCCGCCGTCGCTCTCGCTGCCCCTGCTCTCCCGCCTCCCCttccgccccaccgccgcctcgctcACCTCCTATCTCTCCTCCgaatcctcttcctccccttcctccgcacTCCCACTCCTACGTCGCGTCCTCGGCGTGTCGCCGGCCTTCCTCGCCGACGGCccgctctcctccctcctccgctccatgccgccgcccctcgcgccACACCTGCACGCCCTCGCCTTCAAGCTCGCCCTCTCCTCGTCCCCCTACTCCGCCTCTTGCCTTATTACTCTGTATTTCCGATTCCGGTCCCccacggccgcccgccgcctgttcGATGAAATCCCCGTTCGAGATCGGGACCCCGTCTGCTACTCTTCCACAATCGTTGGGCTCGCGCAGAATGGGCAATACGAAGAATCTCTCTCCGTGTTTGCTGGTATGCGCTCAAATGCTGTTGATTCAACCATGTACGCACTGTCCGGTGCTCtgcgggcggcagcggggctTGCTGCGCTGGAGCAGACTTGCGGGATTCATGCACATGCGGTGGTGGTTGGGCTTGATGGAAATGTGGCTGTTGGGACTGCTCTGGTGGATGCTTATGGTAAGGCCGGAGTCATGGACGATGCAGTGAAGGTGTTTGAGGGGTTGGGGGATGACCGAAACTTGATCACCTGGAATGCAGTGCTGTCTGCGCACGCTCAGCAGGGAGATGTGCCAGCAGTTGTTGAGCTGTTTAACCGGATGATGGAACTGGGGTTTGCCCCTGATGGGCTGTCGTTCCTTGCTATTCTCACAGCATGTAGTAATGCTGGAGCAGATGCTGAGGCTGAATTTTGGTTGGAAGCAATGCAGTCGAAGTACAATGTGAAGCCTGGCATTGAGCATTATACTTGTGTGGTGGGTGCAATGGCACGGGTTGGACGTCTGGAGGATGCAGAGAGTGTTGCTTGTAAAATGCCATGCAAGCCGGATGCAGCAGTGTGGCGGACGCTTCTAATGGGCTGTGTGGTTCACCGCAAGGTTGACATGGCAGAATCCATGGGACGACGCCTTTTGGACATTAATCCCAAGGATGACTCAACTTATGTCATGCTTGCCAATGTCTACTCAGCAGCAGGGAAAAAAGATGAGGAGGCTGCGTCATGGACTGCAATGAGGGACTGTGGAGTCAGGAAGGAAGGTGGTCGCAGTTGGATTGAGGGTAGAGGGCAGGTACATGTGTTTGTCGCGAATGAAAGAAGGCACGAACAGCTACTAGAGATATATGACAAGCTGAACGAATTGATCCAAGAGGTTGAGAAGTTAGGGTACAAGGAGGCAGGCGAGGGGTCCTGGCATCATAGTGAAAGGTTGGCCCTCGCATATGGGTTGATAAGTGGTGCTGTACCATCAGGAAAAGTGTTGAGAATAGTTAAGAACTTGAGAATATGTGCTCATTGTCATGAATTCTTCAAGTATGCTAGCATGGTGATCGACAGAGTAATTGTAGTAAGGGATGTCAATAGGTACCACACGATTAAAAAAGGTGCTTGCAGCTGCAGAGACCACTGGTGA
- the LOC117838190 gene encoding plasmodesmata-located protein 2 has protein sequence MGRARRFLLAAAAVFLLLHAPPLVSCADLDALVYKGCANQSFPGGALPPTVAVLSSALSAQAGSTKFYKTSSPSSSGSSTSVFGLFQCRGDLSGSDCASCVSRAMSSWRDVCGASVAARVQLTGCLALYEVSGFPQVSGVQMLFKTCGTGSGGGGDFEMRRDTAFAALEGGVATSNGGFVATSYQAVYAMAQCEGDLSTADCGQCVTQAVQHVEVECGGAPSGQVYLDKCYISYSYYPHGVPHGGGMGGQQTAKTVAIVLGGAVGVGFLVICLLFARSLVKKKDDY, from the exons ATGGGCAGGGCGCGCCGGTTtctgctggccgccgccgccgtcttcctcctcctccacgcgccgccgctggtgTCGTGCGCCGACCTCGACGCGCTCGTCTACAAGGGCTGCGCCAACCAGAGTTTCCCGGGCGGCGCGCTGCCGCCGACCGTCGCCGTCCTCTCCAGCGCCCTCTCCGCTCAGGCAGGCTCCACCAAGTTCTACAAGACCTCCTCCCCGTCCTCGTcgggctcctccacctccgtcTTCGGCCTCTTCCAGTGCCGCGGGGACCTCTCCGGCTCCGACTGCGCCTCCTGCGTCTCTCGCGCCATGTCGTCGTGGCGCGACGTCTGCGGCGCCTCCGTCGCCGCGCGGGTCCAGCTCACCGGCTGCCTCGCACTCTACGAGGTCTCCGGCTTCCCCCAGGTCTCCGGCGTCCAGATGCTCTTCAAGACCTGCGgcacgggcagcggcggcggtggcgacttCGAGATGCGCCGGGACACCGCCTTCGCCGCGCTCGAGGGCGGCGTCGCCACCAGCAACGGCGGCTTCGTCGCCACCAGCTACCAGGCAGTCTACGCCATGGCGCAGTGCGAGGGCGATCTCTCCACGGCGGACTGCGGCCAGTGCGTCACCCAGGCCGTGCAGCACGTCGAGGTCGAGTGCGGCGGCGCCCCCTCCGGCCAGGTGTACCTCGACAAGTGCTACATTAGCTACAGTTACTACCCGCACGGCGTGCCCCATGGCGGAGGCATGGGAG GGCAGCAGACAGCAAAGACTGTAGCCATTGTGCTGGGGGGAGCCGTAGGCGTGGGTTTCCTGGTCATCTGCTTGCTTTTCGCCCGGAGCCTGGtcaagaagaaggatg ATTACTGA
- the LOC117836497 gene encoding phosphatidylinositol N-acetylglucosaminyltransferase subunit P, protein MDDGVRRTREWSPASPSLVVRRPRRTVSRRPHRDWDPSSRSPSFAARDHGPKPSEVYGFVGSITTVIATAVYLAWAYTPEPCLRSLGVTYYPSKYWALAVPSFVIVAFALSMVIYMGLNFLATPPPTSFGTIFDENSRERMAFSPAMEEERPIEPISDISIVQVNSVMFGDT, encoded by the exons ATGGACGATGGGGTGAGGAGGACGAGGGAGtggtcgccggcgtcgccgtcgctggTGGTGCGCAGACCCAGGCGGACGGTCAGCCGCCGACCCCACCGCGactgggatccctcctcgaggTCCCCCTCCTTCGCCGCCCGCGACCACGGCCCCAAGCCGTCGGAGGTGTACGGCTTCGTCGGATCCATCACCACCGTCATCGCCACCGCCGTCTACCTCGCCTGGGCCTACACGCCGGAGCCCTGCCTCCGCTCCCTCGGCGTCACCTACTACCCTAGCAA GTACTGGGCATTGGCGGTCCCATCGTTCGTGATTGTGGCATTTGCACTGTCCATGGTCATCTACATGGGTCTCAACTTCCTCGCCACTCCTCCCCCGACTTCCTTTGGTACCATCTTCG ATGAGAACAGTCGGGAGCGCATGGCGTTTTCTCCTGCAATGGAAGAGGAGCGGCCCATCGAGCCCATTTCAGACATTAGCATTGTTCAAGTCAACAGTGTTATGTTTGGTGATACCTGA
- the LOC117836530 gene encoding large ribosomal subunit protein uL11m, with protein MATLKDAVARKPILATIRLIVPAGAARPAPPVGPALGFYRLNLMAFCKDFNARTQKYKADTPMQVTLTAYKDSTFEFVVKSPSVSWFLKKAAGIETASSRPGHNAVSSLTLRHVYEIAKLKQSDPFCKHMSIEALCKSIIGTANSMGIEIVKDL; from the coding sequence ATGGCAACTCTCAAAGATGCGGTGGCAAGAAAACCAATTCTAGCAACAATCCGTCTTATAGTTCCTGCTGGCGCTGCACGTCCAGCACCACCAGTTGGACCAGCTCTGGGTTTCTATAGGCTTAATTTGATGGCATTCTGCAAAGATTTCAATGCCAGGACACAGAAGTACAAGGCAGATACTCCAATGCAAGTTACTTTGACTGCCTACAAGGATAGTACTTTCGAGTTTGTAGTCAAGTCTCCTTCAGTTTCATGGTTTCTGAAGAAAGCTGCAGGCATTGAGACTGCCAGCAGCCGGCCAGGCCACAACGCAGTGTCATCCCTGACTCTTCGCCATGTGTATgagattgcaaaactgaagCAGTCTGATCCATTCTGCAAGCACATGTCAATTGAGGCGTTATGCAAATCCATCATTGGGACAGCTAACTCCATGGGCATTGAAATTGTTAAAGACCTTTGA